From Salvia splendens isolate huo1 chromosome 16, SspV2, whole genome shotgun sequence, a single genomic window includes:
- the LOC121771960 gene encoding uncharacterized protein LOC121771960, giving the protein MAPNHSGVNLNAEEKKKWAELSQLPYRVARYPCPITIRRLGIEQCFNELCEEGQLNGLFMAQRNPSYQRLTLEFLSTLDVIMNRREIVAIKFRMRNAEYTVTMAQFKEIFGFSGEVYREPFNFSHNANDFWKAITTVDDNFAANRAKGSLIRNPALRLLQKACVCYPFARHEHGSVQRDELFLLWTILHKEAPLNLGHFMIKHLERASKKKTGTLCVGAVVSAIALHLGVSTRGLVADIGDNLMDFGFLRRTRLVGVDQRGQIYLIQRAADHYPLPDTVNTYVNGPFHKENWKMKAAVHEQVTAVNPRNLQFRDVSPSSSVDEAPHMGFPEIEMGDEQNEEENEEEGEDQPTYQGGDEAGTSTQRTRSRQERQEEDYGSINERLTRMELRQQEYWVQNEARWDQFETNWTQFTDFNNAQWANINARFDEFRGQWQHPPPPPQ; this is encoded by the coding sequence ATGGCGCCCAACCACTCTGGAGTTAATTTGAATGccgaagagaagaagaaatgggCCGAACTCTCACAACTACCCTACCGGGTAGCTAGATATCCATGCCCTATCACAATCCGACGGTTGGGCATTGAGCAGTGCTtcaatgagctatgtgaagagGGGCAACTAAATGGGCTCTTCATGGCACAGAGGAACCCCTCCTATCAGAGGCTTACACTGGAGTTCTTGTCTACCCTTGATGTAATCATGAACAGGAGGGAGATAGTTGCCATCAAGTTTCGTATGAGGAATGCTGAGTACACAGTGACGATGGCACAATTCAAGGAGATCTTTGGATTTTCAGGGGAGGTGTATAGAGAGCCGTTTAACTTCAGTCACAATGCGAATGACTTCTGGAAGGCCATCACTACCGTTGATGACAACTTCGCCGCCAACAGGGCAAAGGGTTCTCTCATTAGGAACCCAGCCTTGCGCTTACTCCAGAAGGCGTGTGTATGTTACCCCTTCGCTCGTCATGAGCATGGGAGTGTGCAGAGAGACGAGCTCTTCCTGTTATGGACTATTTTGCACAAGGAGGCTCCCTTGAATTTGGGCCACTTCATGATCAAACATCTTGAGAGGGCTTCGAAGAAGAAAACCGGCACACTCTGTGTCGGTGCGGTTGTGTCAGCTATTGCACTCCATCTGGGAGTGTCGACGAGGGGCTTGGTCGCCGACATTGGTGACAACTTGATGGACTTCGGCTTTCTGAGAAGAACAAGGCTGGTCGGAGTGGACCAACGAGGGCAGATATATTTGATACAGAGGGCAGCAGATCATTACCCCCTCCCGGACACCGTCAACACCTATGTGAACGGTCCTTTCCACAAGGAAAACTGGAAGATGAAGGCTGCGGTCCACGAACAAGTCACGGCGGTGAATCCGCGGAACTTGCAATTTAGGGAtgtgagcccgagctcgagtgTTGATGAAGCGCCCCACATGGGCTTTCCCGAGATCGAGATGGGGGACGAgcagaatgaagaagaaaatgaggagGAAGGTGAGGATCAACCGACCTACCAAGGGGGAGATGAAGCCGGGACAAGCACGCAGAGGACACGAAGCCGACAAGAGCGACAAGAGGAGGACTACGGCTCGATCAATGAGAGGTTGACACGGATGGAGTTGCGTCAGCAGGAATATTGGGTCCAGAATGAAGCGCGATGGGACCAGTTCGAAACCAACTGGACCCAATTCACTGATTTCAACAATGCACAATGGGCCAACATCAATGCCCGATTCGATGAATTCCGTGGCCAGTGGCAGcatccgcctcctcctccgcagTGA